The Pan troglodytes isolate AG18354 chromosome 6, NHGRI_mPanTro3-v2.0_pri, whole genome shotgun sequence genomic sequence AAAAGGGCTGGCCACTAggtaagagactgccccaaaaagaaaccacgaGGACAAGGACCCGGACCCCCTAAGTCTACACCCGTACTAGTCACTCAAGACGAAGACTAAAGAAGACGAGGTTCGGACCCCCTCCCCAAACCTAGAGTAACTTTGCaagtggaggggtccccagtccagttcttgGTCGATATGGGAGCACAGCACTCGGTCTTAGTTAAAACTAATAGGAAATTATCCTCCAAATCCTCGTAGGTACAAGAGGCCACAGGAGTTAAGAAATACCcatagacaacacaaagaacagtaaaccTCGGAGCCAAGAATGTAACCCATTCTTTCCTAGTCATCCCTGAAAGCCCCTGTCCCCTATTGAGGAGAGACCTGCTAACTAAAATAGGAGCACAGATCCATTTCCTCCCTGAGAGGCCCGTCGTGACCAACCCCCACAATAGAACCGTGTCCATCCTGACTAAAAACCTAGAAGATAAGTACCGGCTCCACCAGGAGAAAGCGGCCCCTGACCAAGACATAGCACCTTGGCTCCAGCAGTATCCAGAAGCGTAGGCGGAAACGGGGGGCTTAAGTCTAGCAAAACACCGTCCTGCCTTATTTATTGAACTTAAGCCTAGGACAGACCCTGTGCAGGTATGCCAATACCCGATGCCCCTAGAAGCCAAGAGAAGGATTGCCCCGCATATCCGCCGGCTCCTTGACCAAGAGGTCCTACGCCCATGTCACTCACCCTGGAATACTCCATTGTTGTCGGTACGAAAACCTAATAGTGAAGAATACAGACCTGTACAAGACTTAAAAGAAATCAACAAGAAAGTTGTAGACATACATCCAAGTGTACCTAACCCGTATACCCTCCTAAGTACCTTAAACCCTAAACATCAATGGTACACTGTTTTAGATTTAAAAGATGCtttctttagtttgcctttagccccTCAGAGCCAAAAGCTCTTCGCCTTCGAGTAGAATGACCCTGATAAAGGCATAAGTGGCCAACTGACATGGACCAGGCGCCGCAAGGATTCAAAAACTCTCCTACCCTGCTTAAAAGAAGGCAGCGCTGGCTAACAGATGCCcggaaacaaactgttctgcagatccccaggccacaatccacccgacAAGTGAGAGAGTTCCTAAGGTCGGCAAGATTTTGCCGACTATGGATACCTAGGTTCGCAGAACTAgctaaacccttgtatcaggcaacacgggggcaacagccatttaattggacagacgaagccgagttggccttccaacagattaaaaccgccctactctccgcgcctgcactaggactacctgatgttaccaagcccttccacttatacgtggatgaaAATAAAGGTGTCGCCAAGGCagtaataactcagaacttaggcccctggcggaggccagttgcctacctgtcaaagaagttagacccagtagttgccgggtggcccccttgtctccgaatgattgcggccacggctctgatggtgcaagatgctgataaacttgtcatagggcaagaattgcgggtcgttactccacatgccatcgaaggtgtactcaaacagccacctaatcgatggatgagtaacgcccggctcacccactaccaaggactactactaaatcctctcaggataattttcctgcccccaacgaccttaaaccctgcctcgctgctgcccaacccggacctggacgccccactccatgactgcaccgagatactagctcaggtgcacggagttcgagaagacctgcaaGACCACCCACTTCCTGACGCTGACCTCGTCTAGTTCACTGATAagagcagcttcatgcatcaaggccagaggtacgctggggcggcagtaacttcagagactgaggtaatctgggcggaacccctgcccccggggacatcggcccagaaggccgaactgatagcgctcacccaagctcttaccttaagggcggggaaaaagctgacagtatatacagacagccgatatgcttttgcaacggcgcaTATACATGAGGCCATTTACAAGGAACGAAGGTTACTGACGgctgaaggaaaaaagataaaaaacaagagatcctagccctgctaacagccctatggaggccagaaaaattagccattgtacattgcccaaggcatcagaaactaactactccaactgctcaaggcaactttctggcagaccagACTGCAAGAAATatggcgaaggctcccagccaactccttgcactccagctccctgacccgggcccccaggacttgccatatttccctgaatattcagaacaagatctccagtggattgacaaacttcccctgaaacaaatccagaataagtggtggactgatactaatgaccaaaccatcctaccagaaaaattaagacaacaggtgttagaacacatccaccgaaccacccacctgggggcccggcggatgatagacctgatcagatgCTCCAAGCTCAAtatcagacatatagctgagacggccagcagtattgtgacaagttgcaaagtctgccagcttaacaacgcatacccccaatctcaagctgcagcaggaacaaggctcagaGGAACCAGGCCCAGTATCTACTaagaagtagattttactgaaataaagccaagAAAGTACAggtaccggtacttacttgtctttgtagatactttttcaaggtggactgaagcattcccaaccaaaagagaaactgctcaggtcgtagcaaagaaaattctggaagatatccttcccaagtatggcttccccatccagataaGGTCAAATAATAggcccgctttcgtcgctaaAGTAAGTCAagacttggcttccatccttaaGGCAAATTagaaactacattgcgcttacaggccccagagttcaggacaggtagaaaagatgaatcggaccttaaaagagaccttaactaaattgactatagagactggcgctaattAGGTAGTCCTTCTTCCCTATGCTCTGTTCCaggcccgtaataccccttacaaactaggcctcaccccttacgaaatcatgtatggcagacctccacccctggttcctagcttaaaagatgacctgcttaagtctgaaacagaaaatgtctctgaattcttattttccttacaagccttacagaaaattcaccaagaaatctggcccaagctgagagagctatatgagaccagtcccccaccgacaccccatccgtaccagccaGGAGACTGagtcctggttaagcgacaccgacaagagaccctagagcccaggtggaaaggaccactccaagtactcctgaccacacccaccgccctgaaagtagaaggcattgcgtcgtggatccactacacccacgtcaagccagtggacccaacctccgaccttctaAGGCCAATCATGGCGGCGGTGGCTAaagcaccggacacgtggactgtggacagagctaagaacaaccccttaaaactcaccctgcgccggcagcataactcactgcaaacatgcagttaagtagtctaactctaacattagtcgccctagtggccgctgaggaaaacataaagccagctcctaatccctttgtctggagattctggctttatgaaaaccaaacccaccctagGCAACCTCCTAAGCCCgggaaattagtggccagtgcagattgcccctcctcaaggtgcaatagcccaattttactaaattttaccgatttcccagtagccaaaccagtggcaccaataatatgcttcgagtatgatcagactgaatacaattgtaagcactattggtggcaccaaagtgccggctgcccttataactgttgtaacatccataaataccaatggtaaggtggagaagaacagatagatcccagatggcccttccatcgcagacgagatagagacctttcatatacatggatagttaaagacccctggaactcccgctggaccacgcctcaacacagggctgtatactactcctctgcctccacatggcctagcagtcacctctatctgtggcggggtctagtgcaggtacggcccctggtccatggaaatatccagcgacaagaaaaccgcctgacacaagatttacgtcctttttcctggttaaaattattgcaagaaagattagaacttgccaaccttacaggacttcacagcctgtctggctgctttctattGCCACTCTAAGgcgtccaccgctaaccgctgtccccctgccatgaagatcatccacctctgcccaagctaacaaccaccaaaacctctcatatgcccctatccctaacgtgccactatacctaaaccccagtcaagagaagtttccctagtgtttctcaggaactaattccagcctctgcaacatcactgcaacgccccctaacatcaccttaaaggctccgtcaggcatattcttctggtgtaatagaacattatctaaaaacctatcaagcccctctgttaccaacctactgtgtcttcctgtcacattagttccccggttaactctcCTTACTGCCGGTGAGTTCCTAAAGTATACCagtaactggactagtgctgttattcacccagaccctagaccaagacctgcacgagccatatttctccccctcattgcaggaatctccctcaccgcatccttcatggcggccggactggctgggggagccctaggtcacaccctcatagaaagtaacaagctgtaccaacaatttgccgttgctatagaagagtcagctgagtcccttgcctccctccagcggcagctcacgtccctagcacaggtaaccttgcagaaccggagggccttagacctactcactgctgaaaaaggaggaatgtgtatgtttctaaaggaagactgttgtttctacataaatgaatcaggactCGTAGAAGACCAAGTCCAACAGTTatgcaagttaagcacagaagtaagaacacggcagtttgcttcagctgcagaccaatagtggaactcatctatgttttcactgttagcccccttccttggacccctgctgagtctactatttctgcttaccgtaggaccttgtgttgttaacagaattttgcggttcattaaagaaaagtttaacactgtacaactcatagtcctcagagcccaataccaacctgtaaacgctgaaacagaatcagacttataagacccaagattggctctaaaaaatacctgaaaagaaagggggggaatgaaaagagccaggcacattcctcagccccgggctcaaaacaaacaagcccagtacaaacacatcccatcctcccatcccaccacatatcaccatatatctcttaaacttcccccgggctcaaaacaaacaagcccagtacaaacaccaccaggaaagtctccgataagaggacagatgaggggacagccgttcaaagttttactgaaagagcgggaaccaaaagaattcctttgttcccctgtaactttcaggctataaaaaagcaaacactcgcattgttcagggccctcttgtatgtgGTGGAATGgaaggaccaggttcgaacttgtagtaaagatccttgccgcttggctttgactctggactctggtggtcttctttgaaGAACAAACGGTCTAGGCATAACACTGGGACTgccggcacatgccaccacaactatctaattttgtttattttttgtagagatgaggtctcactatgttgcccaggctaattttgaactcctggctcaagtgatcctcctacctttgcctgccagagtgctgggattataggtgtgagccaacatgcccagctggggattttatttctaagcattttaaaatcaatgcAGGAAACAAATGCTATATAGCAGGTGTCGTAATATCAAATGTGTCCATTTCACATAGGGCTTAGCCTTTATCATGTTATTCTAACATAAGAAAAACTACGCCAAAAATATAgtgtagccaggtgcagtggctcacacctgtaatcccagcactttgagaggctaaggcgggcggatcacctgaggccaggagtttgagacctgcctgggcaacatggtgaaacctcatatctacaaaaaatacaaaaaaattagctggaagtggtgatgggtgcctgtcattgcagctacttaggaggctgaggcatgagaatcagtcaaacccaggaggtggaggttgcagtgagccaagatcacgtcactgtattccagcctgggtaacagaacaagactgcatctcaaaacatATATGAAGTTTTTACCACCTAGTTTCCTGAGATCTAAAAATAGGgattgtctaaaaaataaaaataaaaaaatgattttatgaatgatgaatgaaaaaGAGTTAAAAGGAACCTTTTTGGCTGGATGTGAAGGtgactcttgcctgtaatcccagcactttgggaggcagagacaggaggatcacctgtggtcaggagtttgagaccagcctggccaaaaaggtTTGAGAACCTTTTTGGCTGGATGCGAAGGtgactcttgcctgtaatcccagcactttgggaggcagagataggcagatcacctatggtcaggagtttgagaccaaactggagtttgagatcagccccgtctctactgaaaatacaaaaattatccgggtgtggtagcgggcgcctgtaatcccagctacttgggaggctgaggcaggagaatcacttgaacccaggaggcaggaggttgcagtgagccgagatcgcgccactgcactccagcctgggcatgatggagcaagactccatctcaaaaaagaaaaaggttctagccaggctggtctcaaactcccaacctcaggtaatctgcctgccttggcctcccaaagtgctgggattacaggcatgagccactgtggcccgcttttgaatcttttctttttttgacagagtctcactctgtcacccaggctggagtgcaatggtgcgatctcagctcactgcaacctccgcctcccaggttcaagcaattctcttgcctcagcctcccaagtagctgggattacaggtgcctgccaccacgcccagctaattttttgtatttttagtagagatggggttttgccatgttggccaggctggtctcgaactcctgacctcaggtgatccacccacctcagcctcccaaagtgctaggattacaggcatgagccaccacactggctgcTTTTGAATTGTTAGCTTAGATAATTTATAACCAGTGTTGGGGTTGGCTAAGCAATGAACATTGGCCTAGCTTAATGAGaaatacataaaagtaaaatgaagagtTTTCTCAGAGCTCCCAATCTCATTTTCAAGAAATGACAAAatcagccaggagcggtggctcacacctgtgatcccagcactttcggaggccgaggtgggaggattgcttaagcacagaggttcaagaccagctgagcaacgtggcaaaactctgtctctaaaaaattattcagggattgtggtgtgcacctgtcatcctggctactcaggaggctaaggcaggatgatcacctgagcccagaagttcaaggctgcagtgagccatgactgtaccactgcactccagcctgggtgacagggtgagaccctgtctcgtaAAACCAAAAAGGAATGACAAgattggttgggtgcagtgggacatacctgtaatcccagcactttggaagctgaggcaggaggagtttgagagcagcctggcaacatagcaagaccctacaaaaaatttaaaaagtagccaggtgaggtggggcacacttgtagtctcagctactcgagaggctgaggcacgagaatcacttgaacccaggaggcagaggttgcagtgagccgagattgtgccactgcactccagcctgggtgacagagcgagactgtctttttttttctttctttttttttttttttttgtctcgctctgatggagtctcgctctgtcacccagactggagtgcagtggggcaatctgtgttcactgcaagctctgcctcctgggttcacgccattctcctgcctcagcctcccgagtagctgggactacagacgcccgccaccacgcccggctaattttttgtatttttagtagagacggggtttcaccatgttagtcaggatggtctcaatctcctgacctcgtgatccacccgccttggcctcccaaagtgctgggattacatgcgtgagccaccgcacctggccaagactgtcttaaaaaaaaaaaaaagtgaaaggaaaagacAAGTAACAGAATTTTGTACTTTCAAATGAGTATATGCAGTATTGTGTCTATATCCTgccagaaaaaaggaaatactattttgaaaaatCATGCACAAAAGGAGGGTATCAGTTAGTACaactaatgaaataataataactataaacaatttttatttatttatttttttcttgagacagggtcttactctgtcacccgggctagagggcagtggcacaatcacagctcactgcaacctcgaactcccaggctcaagtgatacttctgcctcagcgtcctgagtagctaggactataggcatgagccactacccccagataatttttaattttttttatagagatggggtctcactatattgcccatgctggtctcaaactctggcctcaagccatcctccctcctcagcctcccaacgtgctgggattagaggaatAAGCTACTGCGCATGGCCTATAAACAATTTTAACTATGAAAAAGTAAGAGTGTTTCAATCAATCacatgaatcaatcaatcaagaaaaaaaaaaggtgtagactgggggcagtggctcacacctgtaatcccagcactttgggaggccgaggtgggcagatcacctgagctcaggaattcagaCCAGTCTagtcaacatagcgaaaccccatctctacaaaaaactacaagaattagctgggtatggtggcatatgcctgtagtcccagctacttgggaggctgaggtgggaggatggcttgagactaggaggtggaggttgcagtgagccgagattgtaccactgcactccagcctgggtgacagagccagaccctgtctcaaaaaaaaaaacaaaaaaaacgtaCAGCACTGCCAACAGTTCTCCCTCATCCCAGAATAGAAAATCCCCCACCATTTCTTATGCACACACTGCGACTCTTGGCCTCccaggcagggtggtgcatgTTCTGGACCAGATCCCAGGTCCAAGGGGATTTCCTCTACACCACAGACTTCTCTTTGATCTTCCCTTCTTTGAAATTACAGGGCAGGGATGCGATTTCCATCCaggtagttttgtttgtttgtttgtttgtttgtttgttgcggtttcgctctgttgcccaggctggagtgcagtgacgcgatctatactcactgcaacctccacctcccaggttcaagcgattctcctgcctcagcctcccgagtagctgggactacaagtgcatgccaccgcactcggctaattttttttgtatttttagtagagacagggtttcaccacattagccaggatggtctcgatctcctaacctcgtgatctgcccgcctcggcctcccaaagtgctggaattacaggcatca encodes the following:
- the LOC465383 gene encoding ERV-BabFcenv provirus ancestral Env polyprotein isoform X2; its protein translation is MAAGLAGGALGHTLIESNKLYQQFAVAIEESAESLASLQRQLTSLAQDAFIGFGGNVIRQQVKDNAKWYITDFVELLGEPKE
- the LOC465383 gene encoding retrovirus-related Pol polyprotein from transposon 412 isoform X1 encodes the protein MDQAPQGFKNSPTLLKRRQRWLTDARKQTVLQIPRPQSTRQVREFLRSARFCRLWIPRFAELAKPLYQATRGQQPFNWTDEAELAFQQIKTALLSAPALGLPDVTKPFHLYVDENKGVAKAVITQNLGPWRRPVAYLSKKLDPVVAGWPPCLRMIAATALMVQDADKLVIGQELRVVTPHAIEGVLKQPPNRWMSNARLTHYQGLLLNPLRIIFLPPTTLNPASLLPNPDLDAPLHDCTEILAQVHGVREDLQDHPLPDADLV